One Gossypium hirsutum isolate 1008001.06 chromosome A11, Gossypium_hirsutum_v2.1, whole genome shotgun sequence genomic window carries:
- the LOC107922844 gene encoding probable methyltransferase PMT27 isoform X2, with amino-acid sequence MAIGGKSRVAKRSSSVSYASTVTTVVFVTLCVLGVWMLTSNSVSSPQTTTTTRTVTDTNSDIAFSGSNEEQPSKINEDQKDKAVFEDNPGQLPDEAVKPDDDKVSESDDLDKVKEGAAVEETRHGLQGKESAEEQEKQKMSETQISEESVLTQNQQSKQNGLKEVEDNKQMSNEEPIKVHQEETINNQDPSEDQDQIRVVEKKQINEKPKERRAKKKKKHAESIERPLETTMIGKSKKDDVAEMEDEPRVNKPKIQDQLEEDEPKGTKQPNQDQLEEDESKGTKQLNQDQLEQDEPKGNKLQNHDQQESQVQGIDNATFNDETKDKPEILNTTQTDTFQSLLKTKTNQETTEKDTHIEAQQQHESTSEETLGSTIPKESTESKNAWKSQKAQSENEKERRRDESSGKEGLYGYTWHLCNVTAGPDYIPCLDNEKALKKLRSTRHFEHRERHCPEEGPTCLVPLPKGYKRPISWPKSRDKIWYNNVPHTKLAEFKGHQNWVKVSGDFLTFPGGGTQFIHGALHYIDFLQQSVPNLKWGKRTRVILDVGCGVASFGGYLFDRDVLTMSFAPKDEHEAQVQFALERGIPAISAVMGSQRLPFPCRVFDVVHCARCRVPWHAENGMLLLELNRVLRPGGYFIWSATPVYQKLPEDVEIWNAMSSLTKAMCWDLVTIKRDKLNSVSAAIYRKPITNECYDKRPDNNPPMCEENDDANAVWHVPLRACMHRVPINPAERGTRWPAHWPNRLQKAPYWLNRTQMGIYGKPAPQDFVKDYEHWTRVVSKLYMSGLGISWSNVRNVMDMRAVYGGFAAALKDIKVWVMNVVNLDSPDTLPIIYERGLFGMYHDWCESFSTYPRSYDLLHADHLFSKLEKR; translated from the exons ATGGCGATCGGGGGAAAGTCTCGTGTTGCTAAGCGTTCCTCCTCCGTTTCGTATGCATCCACTGTAACCACTGTGGTCTTCGTTACCTTATGTGTTTTGGGTGTTTGGATGCTCACTTCCAACTCCGTTTCCTCCCCTCAAACCACCACCACCACTCGAACCGTCACTGACACCAATAGTGACATTGCATTTTCTGGTTCCAATGAAGAACAACCCTCCAAAATTAACGAAGATCAGAAAGATAAAGCTGTGTTCGAAGATAACCCTGGCCAACTTCCCGATGAGGCCGTCAAGCCTGACGATGATAAGGTGTCGGAGTCTGATGATCTAGATAAAGTGAAAGAAGGTGCCGCTGTTGAAGAAACCCGACATGGTTTACAAGGAAAAGAATCAGCAGAAGAACAGGAGAAGCAAAAAATGAGTGAAACTCAGATATCCGAAGAAAGTGTGTTGACGCAAAACCAACAATCGAAGCAAAATGGTCTCAAGGAAGTTGAAGATAATAAGCAAATGAGTAATGAAGAACCCATCAAGGTTCATCAAGAGGAAACTATCAACAATCAGGATCCCTCGGAAGATCAAGATCAAATTCGGGTTGtggaaaagaaacaaataaacgAGAAACCCAAGGAACGGCGTgccaaaaagaagaagaaacacgCTGAAAGCATTGAGAGACCGCTGGAGACGACGATGATCGGGAAATCAAAGAAGGATGATGTGGCGGAAATGGAAGATGAACCGAGGGTAAACAAACCAAAAATTCAAGACCAACTAGAGGAGGATGAACCCAAGGGAACCAAACAACCGAATCAAGACCAACTAGAGGAAGATGAATCGAAGGGGACCAAACAACTAAATCAAGATCAACTAGAGCAAGATGAACCCAAGGGAAACAAACTACAGAATCATGACCAACAAGAGTCGCAGGTGCAAGGGATCGACAACGCCACATTCAATGACGAAACCAAGGACAAACCGGAGATTCTAAACACCACCCAAACTGATACGTTCCAGAGTTTATTGAAGACAAAGACGAACCAGGAAACAACGGAGAAAGACACCCATATTGAAGCTCAACAACAGCATGAGTCCACCTCGGAGGAAACGTTAGGAAGTACCATTCCGAAAGAGTCCACCGAATCGAAGAACGCCTGGAAGTCGCAAAAGGCACAATCAGAGAACGAGAAGGAGAGACGGAGGGACGAATCGAGCGGCAAAGAGGGCCTCTATGGTTACACTTGGCATTTGTGCAACGTAACTGCTGGCCCTGATTACATACCCTGTTTGGATAACGAGAAAGCTTTGAAGAAATTACGCAGTACCAGGCACTTCGAGCATCGGGAGAGGCATTGCCCTGAGGAAGGACCAACGTGTTTGGTCCCTCTTCCAAAGGGATACAAACGGCCCATCTCCTGGCCCAAAAGCAGAGACAAG ATATGGTACAATAATGTACCACATACGAAACTGGCTGAGTTTAAAGGGCACCAAAACTGGGTTAAAGTGAGCGGCGACTTCTTGACTTTCCCCGGTGGGGGTACCCAATTCATCCATGGCGCCCTCCACTACATCGACTTTCTCCAACAA TCAGTACCCAACCTTAAATGGGGTAAACGCACCAGAGTGATCTTGGATGTTGGATGTGGAGTTGCAAGCTTTGGAGGGTATCTTTTCGATAGAGATGTTTTAACAATGTCTTTTGCCCCCAAAGATGAGCATGAAGCTCAAGTTCAATTTGCCCTCGAAAGAGGAATCCCTGCTATATCAGCTGTGATGGGTTCTCAGAGGCTACCGTTTCCTTGTAGAGTCTTTGATGTGGTTCACTGTGCACGCTGTAGAGTGCCGTGGCATGCTGAAAATGGTATGCTTCTGCTAGAACTGAACCGTGTACTGAGACCCGGAGGATATTTTATCTGGTCAGCCACCCCTGTCTATCAGAAACTTCCAGAGGATGTTGAAATATGGAATG CCATGTCGTCCCTGACAAAAGCCATGTGTTGGGACCTTGTGACCATCAAAAGGGATAAATTGAACTCCGTTAGTGCTGCCATCTATCGAAAACCTATCACAAACGAATGTTATGACAAAAGGCCGGATAATAATCCACCAATGTGTGAAGAAAACGATGATGCAAACGCTGTCTG GCATGTACCCCTGCGGGCATGCATGCATCGCGTGCCGATAAATCCAGCTGAAAGAGGAACACGATGGCCTGCACATTGGCCTAATCGGCTGCAGAAAGCTCCTTATTGGTTGAACCGAACCCAGATGGGGATTTATGGGAAACCGGCTCCTCAAGATTTTGTAAAAGACTATGAACACTGGACTCGAGTAGTTAGCAAGTTGTATATGAGCGGATTGGGAATCAGTTGGTCTAATGTTAGAAATGTGATGGACATGAGAGCTGTTTATGGAGG GTTTGCAGCAGCTTTGAAGGACATTAAAGTCTGGGTGATGAATGTGGTGAACCTTGATTCTCCGGATACACTTCCGATCATCTACGAACGCGGTCTTTTCGGAATGTACCACGATTGGTGCGAGTCGTTTAGCACATATCCGAGATCGTATGATCTCCTGCATGCCGATCACCTTTTCTCGAAGCTGGAAAAGAGGTAG
- the LOC107922844 gene encoding probable methyltransferase PMT27 isoform X1, whose protein sequence is MAIGGKSRVAKRSSSVSYASTVTTVVFVTLCVLGVWMLTSNSVSSPQTTTTTRTVTDTNSDIAFSGSNEEQPSKINEDQKDKAVFEDNPGQLPDEAVKPDDDKVSESDDLDKVKEGAAVEETRHGLQGKESAEEQEKQKMSETQISEESVLTQNQQSKQNGLKEVEDNKQMSNEEPIKVHQEETINNQDPSEDQDQIRVVEKKQINEKPKERRAKKKKKHAESIERPLETTMIGKSKKDDVAEMEDEPRVNKPKIQDQLEEDEPKGTKQPNQDQLEEDESKGTKQLNQDQLEQDEPKGNKLQNHDQQESQVQGIDNATFNDETKDKPEILNTTQTDTFQSLLKTKTNQETTEKDTHIEAQQQHESTSEETLGSTIPKESTESKNAWKSQKAQSENEKERRRDESSGKEGLYGYTWHLCNVTAGPDYIPCLDNEKALKKLRSTRHFEHRERHCPEEGPTCLVPLPKGYKRPISWPKSRDKIWYNNVPHTKLAEFKGHQNWVKVSGDFLTFPGGGTQFIHGALHYIDFLQQSVPNLKWGKRTRVILDVGCGVASFGGYLFDRDVLTMSFAPKDEHEAQVQFALERGIPAISAVMGSQRLPFPCRVFDVVHCARCRVPWHAENGMLLLELNRVLRPGGYFIWSATPVYQKLPEDVEIWNAMSSLTKAMCWDLVTIKRDKLNSVSAAIYRKPITNECYDKRPDNNPPMCEENDDANAVWHVPLRACMHRVPINPAERGTRWPAHWPNRLQKAPYWLNRTQMGIYGKPAPQDFVKDYEHWTRVVSKLYMSGLGISWSNVRNVMDMRAVYGGFAAALKDIKVWVMNVVNLDSPDTLPIIYERGLFGMYHDWCESFSTYPRSYDLLHADHLFSKLEKRCKLQPVLAEVDRIVRPGGKLIVRDESDAIGEVENLLKSLHWEVHLTFSKDQEGILSAQKGDWRPTAYPASI, encoded by the exons ATGGCGATCGGGGGAAAGTCTCGTGTTGCTAAGCGTTCCTCCTCCGTTTCGTATGCATCCACTGTAACCACTGTGGTCTTCGTTACCTTATGTGTTTTGGGTGTTTGGATGCTCACTTCCAACTCCGTTTCCTCCCCTCAAACCACCACCACCACTCGAACCGTCACTGACACCAATAGTGACATTGCATTTTCTGGTTCCAATGAAGAACAACCCTCCAAAATTAACGAAGATCAGAAAGATAAAGCTGTGTTCGAAGATAACCCTGGCCAACTTCCCGATGAGGCCGTCAAGCCTGACGATGATAAGGTGTCGGAGTCTGATGATCTAGATAAAGTGAAAGAAGGTGCCGCTGTTGAAGAAACCCGACATGGTTTACAAGGAAAAGAATCAGCAGAAGAACAGGAGAAGCAAAAAATGAGTGAAACTCAGATATCCGAAGAAAGTGTGTTGACGCAAAACCAACAATCGAAGCAAAATGGTCTCAAGGAAGTTGAAGATAATAAGCAAATGAGTAATGAAGAACCCATCAAGGTTCATCAAGAGGAAACTATCAACAATCAGGATCCCTCGGAAGATCAAGATCAAATTCGGGTTGtggaaaagaaacaaataaacgAGAAACCCAAGGAACGGCGTgccaaaaagaagaagaaacacgCTGAAAGCATTGAGAGACCGCTGGAGACGACGATGATCGGGAAATCAAAGAAGGATGATGTGGCGGAAATGGAAGATGAACCGAGGGTAAACAAACCAAAAATTCAAGACCAACTAGAGGAGGATGAACCCAAGGGAACCAAACAACCGAATCAAGACCAACTAGAGGAAGATGAATCGAAGGGGACCAAACAACTAAATCAAGATCAACTAGAGCAAGATGAACCCAAGGGAAACAAACTACAGAATCATGACCAACAAGAGTCGCAGGTGCAAGGGATCGACAACGCCACATTCAATGACGAAACCAAGGACAAACCGGAGATTCTAAACACCACCCAAACTGATACGTTCCAGAGTTTATTGAAGACAAAGACGAACCAGGAAACAACGGAGAAAGACACCCATATTGAAGCTCAACAACAGCATGAGTCCACCTCGGAGGAAACGTTAGGAAGTACCATTCCGAAAGAGTCCACCGAATCGAAGAACGCCTGGAAGTCGCAAAAGGCACAATCAGAGAACGAGAAGGAGAGACGGAGGGACGAATCGAGCGGCAAAGAGGGCCTCTATGGTTACACTTGGCATTTGTGCAACGTAACTGCTGGCCCTGATTACATACCCTGTTTGGATAACGAGAAAGCTTTGAAGAAATTACGCAGTACCAGGCACTTCGAGCATCGGGAGAGGCATTGCCCTGAGGAAGGACCAACGTGTTTGGTCCCTCTTCCAAAGGGATACAAACGGCCCATCTCCTGGCCCAAAAGCAGAGACAAG ATATGGTACAATAATGTACCACATACGAAACTGGCTGAGTTTAAAGGGCACCAAAACTGGGTTAAAGTGAGCGGCGACTTCTTGACTTTCCCCGGTGGGGGTACCCAATTCATCCATGGCGCCCTCCACTACATCGACTTTCTCCAACAA TCAGTACCCAACCTTAAATGGGGTAAACGCACCAGAGTGATCTTGGATGTTGGATGTGGAGTTGCAAGCTTTGGAGGGTATCTTTTCGATAGAGATGTTTTAACAATGTCTTTTGCCCCCAAAGATGAGCATGAAGCTCAAGTTCAATTTGCCCTCGAAAGAGGAATCCCTGCTATATCAGCTGTGATGGGTTCTCAGAGGCTACCGTTTCCTTGTAGAGTCTTTGATGTGGTTCACTGTGCACGCTGTAGAGTGCCGTGGCATGCTGAAAATGGTATGCTTCTGCTAGAACTGAACCGTGTACTGAGACCCGGAGGATATTTTATCTGGTCAGCCACCCCTGTCTATCAGAAACTTCCAGAGGATGTTGAAATATGGAATG CCATGTCGTCCCTGACAAAAGCCATGTGTTGGGACCTTGTGACCATCAAAAGGGATAAATTGAACTCCGTTAGTGCTGCCATCTATCGAAAACCTATCACAAACGAATGTTATGACAAAAGGCCGGATAATAATCCACCAATGTGTGAAGAAAACGATGATGCAAACGCTGTCTG GCATGTACCCCTGCGGGCATGCATGCATCGCGTGCCGATAAATCCAGCTGAAAGAGGAACACGATGGCCTGCACATTGGCCTAATCGGCTGCAGAAAGCTCCTTATTGGTTGAACCGAACCCAGATGGGGATTTATGGGAAACCGGCTCCTCAAGATTTTGTAAAAGACTATGAACACTGGACTCGAGTAGTTAGCAAGTTGTATATGAGCGGATTGGGAATCAGTTGGTCTAATGTTAGAAATGTGATGGACATGAGAGCTGTTTATGGAGG GTTTGCAGCAGCTTTGAAGGACATTAAAGTCTGGGTGATGAATGTGGTGAACCTTGATTCTCCGGATACACTTCCGATCATCTACGAACGCGGTCTTTTCGGAATGTACCACGATTGGTGCGAGTCGTTTAGCACATATCCGAGATCGTATGATCTCCTGCATGCCGATCACCTTTTCTCGAAGCTGGAAAAGAG GTGCAAACTTCAACCAGTGTTGGCAGAGGTTGATAGAATCGTGAGACCAGGTGGAAAATTGATTGTTCGTGATGAATCAGATGCCATTGGTGAAGTTGAGAATTTGTTGAAATCACTGCACTGGGAAGTTCATTTAACTTTCTCCAAAGATCAAGAAGGAATACTGAGTGCTCAGAAAGGTGATTGGCGGCCTACAGCATATCCAGCTTCCATCTGA